One segment of Pseudodesulfovibrio sp. 5S69 DNA contains the following:
- the mobB gene encoding molybdopterin-guanine dinucleotide biosynthesis protein B, with translation MAQHILCIVGKKKSGKTTFMEKLLPELQKLGLSVGAVKHDAHSFEMDVEGKDSWRLKRAGAETVVVSSPDRVAMIQSIDRERSLEELAETLFADKDLVLAEGYFNSDQPKIEIYRKDAHVHPLCDRHNQQARKLIAMVTDRGADADVPKFGLDDAAEVASHIARKYFGWVYNGMWDTHD, from the coding sequence ATGGCACAACATATACTCTGCATCGTCGGCAAGAAGAAGTCCGGCAAGACCACCTTTATGGAAAAGCTGCTGCCCGAGTTGCAGAAGCTCGGTTTGTCCGTGGGCGCGGTCAAGCACGACGCCCACTCCTTCGAGATGGACGTGGAGGGCAAGGACTCCTGGCGGCTCAAGCGCGCCGGGGCCGAGACCGTGGTGGTCTCCTCGCCCGACCGCGTGGCCATGATCCAGTCCATCGACCGCGAGCGGTCCCTGGAGGAGTTGGCCGAGACCCTGTTCGCGGACAAGGACCTAGTCCTGGCCGAGGGGTATTTCAACTCTGACCAGCCCAAGATCGAGATCTACCGCAAGGACGCCCACGTCCATCCCCTGTGCGATCGGCACAACCAGCAGGCCAGGAAGCTCATCGCCATGGTCACGGACCGGGGGGCCGACGCCGACGTCCCCAAGTTCGGGCTGGACGACGCCGCGGAGGTGGCGTCCCATATCGCCCGCAAGTACTTCGGCTGGGTCTACAACGGCATGTGGGACACGCATGACTAG
- a CDS encoding PstS family phosphate ABC transporter substrate-binding protein: MKKLLIAFVTLAVLSVSALSFAAEIRVKGSTTVDPAMKKLVAAYQTANPGVNFSISATGSGDGAKAIINKTADIGMMSRPMKDTEIKKCQANGIEPVRTIIALDCIVPIVHPSNPVNAVTTAQLKDIYQDKIRNWKELGGNDGMIALFSRETNSGTYEVWEKKVMQKEDEYDLVSRMPSNAAMAAKIAGNKNGIGYVGLGFLNPKIKGLTVNGIVPSVKTGADGTYPLARKLNLYTGGQPTGEVAKFITFVMSPAGQKIIAEVGFVPVN; this comes from the coding sequence ATGAAAAAATTGCTCATTGCTTTCGTGACCCTGGCTGTCCTGAGCGTTTCCGCTCTCTCCTTTGCCGCGGAAATCCGCGTCAAGGGCTCCACCACCGTCGACCCGGCCATGAAAAAGCTGGTGGCCGCCTACCAGACCGCCAATCCGGGTGTGAATTTCTCCATTTCCGCCACCGGTTCCGGTGACGGCGCCAAGGCGATCATCAACAAGACCGCCGACATCGGTATGATGTCCCGTCCCATGAAAGACACCGAGATCAAAAAATGCCAGGCCAACGGCATCGAGCCCGTGCGCACCATCATCGCCCTGGACTGCATCGTGCCCATCGTGCACCCGTCCAACCCGGTGAACGCCGTGACCACCGCCCAGCTCAAGGACATCTACCAGGACAAGATCCGCAACTGGAAGGAACTCGGCGGCAACGACGGCATGATCGCCCTGTTCTCCCGCGAAACCAACTCCGGTACCTACGAGGTGTGGGAAAAGAAGGTCATGCAGAAGGAAGACGAGTATGACCTGGTCTCCCGCATGCCCTCCAACGCCGCCATGGCCGCCAAGATCGCCGGCAACAAGAACGGCATCGGCTACGTGGGCCTCGGCTTCCTGAACCCGAAGATCAAGGGCCTGACCGTCAACGGCATCGTGCCCTCCGTCAAGACCGGCGCCGACGGCACCTACCCGCTGGCCCGCAAGCTGAACCTGTACACCGGCGGACAGCCCACCGGCGAAGTCGCCAAGTTCATCACCTTCGTGATGTCCCCGGCCGGCCAGAAGATCATCGCCGAAGTCGGTTTCGTGCCCGTCAACTAA
- a CDS encoding DMT family transporter codes for MNTRALRADILLFLTAAIWGLAFVAQRVGMEHVGPLTFNGIRFALGALALVPLTLALEKRRAPGNLGADRKRMAVGGMLLGIALFVGASLQQIGLAGPQLAGFGLEASTAGKAGFITGLYVVLVPIFGLLLAQRPGWGTWIGASLAVVGMYLLSVTSNLTISFGDLLVFIGAFFWAGHVLLVGKLSPGLDGVDAIKLSTIQFAACAVLSLLGAVVTEEITLAGILGAAPAIAYGGLMSVGVAYTLQVVAQRDAQPAHAAIILSLESVFAALGGWLMLGEVLSTRGLIGCGLMLGGMVLSQLKP; via the coding sequence GTGAACACCCGCGCCCTCCGCGCCGACATCCTGCTCTTCCTCACCGCCGCCATCTGGGGCCTGGCCTTTGTGGCCCAGCGCGTGGGCATGGAACACGTCGGCCCCCTGACCTTCAACGGCATCCGCTTCGCCCTCGGGGCGCTGGCCCTGGTCCCGCTCACCCTGGCCCTGGAAAAACGGCGCGCCCCCGGCAACCTCGGCGCGGACCGCAAACGCATGGCCGTGGGGGGCATGCTTCTCGGCATCGCCCTGTTCGTCGGGGCCTCCCTGCAACAGATCGGCCTGGCCGGTCCGCAACTGGCCGGGTTCGGACTGGAGGCGTCCACTGCGGGCAAGGCGGGGTTCATCACCGGGCTGTACGTGGTCCTGGTGCCCATCTTCGGCCTGCTCCTGGCGCAAAGGCCGGGCTGGGGCACGTGGATCGGCGCGAGCCTGGCCGTGGTCGGCATGTACCTGCTGTCCGTGACATCAAACCTGACCATCTCCTTCGGTGACCTGCTGGTCTTCATCGGCGCGTTCTTCTGGGCGGGCCACGTCCTGCTCGTGGGCAAGCTCTCCCCCGGCCTGGACGGGGTGGACGCCATCAAGCTGTCCACCATCCAGTTCGCGGCCTGCGCGGTGTTGTCGCTCCTCGGCGCTGTGGTCACCGAGGAAATCACCCTGGCGGGCATCCTCGGCGCAGCCCCGGCCATCGCCTACGGCGGGCTGATGTCCGTGGGCGTGGCCTACACCCTCCAGGTGGTCGCCCAGCGCGATGCCCAGCCCGCCCACGCGGCCATCATCCTCAGCCTGGAATCGGTCTTCGCCGCCCTCGGCGGCTGGCTGATGCTCGGCGAGGTCCTGTCCACCCGAGGGTTGATCGGGTGCGGGCTCATGCTCGGCGGCATGGTCCTGAGCCAGTTGAAGCCGTAG
- a CDS encoding molybdopterin molybdotransferase MoeA, whose protein sequence is MHTPISRADAVRKLLRRARPAGELAVAPMDGVGLAAGLDVSALCDVPEHACSVRDGYAVQSRDVAPAKAMAPVRLAVHGCLRAESADPDSIEPGTAVRVLTGGPVPPGADAVLAEEDVREEGDHIQVFEPVRPGWFVRAAGGEIAAGTVVTPAGHEITPQAAAVMTRTRVDSILVHPRPRARLMALGSELAKPGLDPAERIVSGTARFPADNLVLLKGVFEAAGAIVERTGVIPDDRERLVAALSGPDLPEIIVTTGGTGNSERDFAFEAAIESGFEPIFKRIDIRPGRNMFAAARGNTLLFGLPGPPAAGHACFHAVILPVVRTLRGLPDAGPRTARFTQAINARPGSEWLVQCSLKIEGSTLTATPLAGKTVPPMHGLAQAHGLAVLQSGQTLTPGDEVEVLTTLF, encoded by the coding sequence ATGCACACACCCATCTCCCGAGCGGACGCGGTCCGCAAGCTGCTCCGGCGCGCCCGCCCGGCCGGGGAACTGGCCGTGGCCCCCATGGACGGCGTCGGCCTGGCTGCCGGGCTCGATGTCTCCGCCCTGTGCGACGTGCCCGAGCACGCCTGCTCGGTGCGCGACGGATACGCCGTGCAAAGCCGGGACGTGGCCCCGGCCAAGGCCATGGCCCCGGTGCGGCTGGCCGTGCACGGATGCCTGCGCGCCGAGTCCGCGGACCCGGATTCCATCGAGCCGGGTACGGCCGTGCGCGTGCTCACCGGCGGCCCGGTGCCGCCCGGCGCGGATGCTGTCCTTGCAGAAGAAGATGTCCGGGAAGAGGGTGACCACATCCAGGTCTTCGAGCCCGTGCGTCCCGGCTGGTTCGTCCGCGCCGCGGGCGGCGAGATCGCGGCGGGCACGGTCGTCACCCCGGCGGGACACGAGATCACGCCCCAGGCGGCGGCGGTCATGACCCGTACGCGCGTGGACTCCATCCTGGTCCATCCCCGGCCCCGCGCCAGGCTCATGGCGCTCGGCAGCGAACTGGCCAAGCCGGGCCTCGACCCGGCCGAACGGATCGTGTCCGGCACCGCGCGCTTTCCGGCGGACAACCTGGTCCTGCTCAAGGGGGTCTTCGAGGCGGCCGGGGCAATCGTGGAACGGACCGGGGTCATCCCGGACGACCGCGAGCGGCTGGTCGCGGCCCTGTCAGGCCCGGATCTGCCCGAGATCATCGTGACCACGGGCGGCACGGGCAACAGCGAACGCGACTTCGCCTTCGAGGCCGCAATCGAAAGCGGGTTCGAACCGATCTTCAAGCGCATCGACATCCGCCCCGGCCGGAACATGTTCGCGGCCGCGCGCGGCAACACCCTGCTCTTCGGCCTGCCCGGCCCGCCCGCCGCGGGCCACGCCTGCTTCCACGCGGTCATCCTCCCGGTGGTCCGCACACTGCGCGGCCTGCCCGATGCCGGACCCCGCACCGCCCGGTTCACACAGGCCATCAACGCCCGGCCCGGCTCCGAATGGCTGGTCCAGTGCAGCCTGAAGATCGAAGGCTCAACCCTGACCGCCACTCCCCTGGCCGGCAAGACCGTGCCCCCCATGCACGGCCTGGCCCAGGCCCACGGCCTCGCCGTCCTGCAAAGCGGCCAAACCCTCACCCCCGGCGACGAGGTTGAGGTACTGACGACGCTGTTCTAA
- the pstA gene encoding phosphate ABC transporter permease PstA produces the protein MVSTDIAMNGPNIPDNPGLLFRRKATQEIWFTLFRIAVAINALALFIIVGYMVYYGLPAISWDFLTTQPTEGGLAGGIFPCIVGTFYLSLGSMALALPLGVAAAIYLHEYATPGPFMRVVRLCINNLAGVPSVVYGLFGMAFFVAGRDLGGLGMGVSIASGCMTLAVLILPVIIGTSEEALRSVPDTYREASLGLGATKWQTIFKVVMPSAMPGVLTGSILSISRAAGETAAIMFTAAASYNPTLPKSIFDEVMALPYQIYSLSVSSTNPEATLPLQYGTSLVLVALVLGMNLIAIMLRSRLRKKLT, from the coding sequence ATGGTAAGCACCGATATCGCCATGAACGGTCCCAACATCCCGGACAATCCGGGCCTGCTTTTCCGGCGCAAGGCGACCCAGGAGATCTGGTTCACCCTGTTCCGGATCGCCGTGGCCATCAACGCCCTGGCCCTGTTCATCATCGTCGGCTACATGGTCTACTACGGCCTCCCGGCCATCAGTTGGGACTTCTTGACCACCCAGCCCACCGAGGGCGGCCTGGCGGGCGGCATCTTCCCGTGCATCGTGGGCACCTTCTATCTCTCGCTGGGCTCCATGGCCCTGGCCCTGCCGCTGGGCGTGGCCGCGGCCATCTACCTGCACGAATACGCCACCCCCGGCCCGTTCATGCGCGTGGTCCGACTGTGCATCAATAACCTGGCGGGCGTCCCGTCCGTGGTCTACGGCCTGTTCGGCATGGCCTTTTTCGTGGCCGGGCGCGACCTCGGCGGCCTGGGCATGGGCGTGTCCATCGCCTCGGGCTGCATGACCCTGGCCGTGCTCATCCTGCCGGTCATCATCGGCACCTCGGAAGAGGCGCTGAGGAGCGTGCCGGACACCTACCGCGAGGCCTCCCTCGGCCTGGGGGCCACCAAGTGGCAGACCATCTTCAAGGTGGTCATGCCCTCGGCCATGCCCGGCGTGTTGACCGGCTCCATCCTGTCCATCTCCCGCGCGGCGGGCGAGACCGCGGCGATCATGTTCACGGCCGCGGCCAGCTACAACCCGACCCTGCCGAAATCCATCTTCGACGAGGTCATGGCCCTGCCCTACCAGATCTATTCCCTGTCCGTTTCCTCCACCAACCCCGAGGCCACCCTACCTCTCCAGTACGGCACTTCGCTCGTACTGGTGGCCTTGGTGTTGGGCATGAACCTGATCGCCATCATGCTCCGCTCCCGCCTGCGCAAGAAGCTGACCTAG
- a CDS encoding WbuC family cupin fold metalloprotein: MSEENTYPTSLEAPEGDATPLTLSLVGRLLAQSRQSPRKRLLQRLHKSLDAGAHRMFNAMQPGTYIMPHRHLDPAKEETVLVMAGSMLFIRFTDDGEIAEQVLLQPGTETFGMDVAPHVYHTYVPLKPDTLVFECKTGPYSAESDKDVPAWAPREGTPEAEQYLLEMLKALAAKANAEAEAVKADRGGEPDQ; the protein is encoded by the coding sequence ATGAGCGAAGAAAATACCTACCCCACGTCCCTGGAAGCGCCCGAGGGCGACGCCACGCCCCTGACCCTGAGCCTGGTGGGCAGGCTGCTGGCACAGTCCCGACAGAGCCCGCGCAAGCGCCTGCTCCAGAGGCTGCACAAATCCCTGGACGCCGGCGCACACCGCATGTTCAACGCCATGCAGCCCGGCACCTACATCATGCCCCACCGGCACCTCGACCCCGCCAAGGAAGAGACCGTTCTGGTCATGGCCGGGTCCATGCTCTTCATCCGCTTCACGGACGACGGCGAGATCGCCGAGCAGGTCCTGCTCCAGCCCGGCACCGAGACCTTCGGCATGGACGTCGCCCCGCACGTCTACCACACATACGTGCCCCTCAAACCGGACACCCTGGTCTTCGAGTGCAAGACCGGCCCGTACTCGGCGGAATCGGACAAGGATGTGCCTGCCTGGGCCCCGCGCGAGGGGACCCCGGAGGCCGAGCAGTACCTCCTGGAGATGCTCAAGGCCCTGGCCGCCAAGGCCAACGCCGAGGCCGAGGCCGTCAAGGCGGACCGGGGCGGCGAACCGGACCAATAG
- the pstC gene encoding phosphate ABC transporter permease subunit PstC has translation MLVSRSSKEKLIRAAFLICASASIIALGLIMYFLISEALPTFTGFDAMGEKISGLNFFDFIFGTQWKPISSHPRWGILPLIMGSFWVTLLSSLIAIPLGVMTAVYLAEIAPHKVREIVKPMVELLASLPSVVIGFFGMVVVAPILLELFNIRFGVNMLNASIMLAFMAVPTITSIAEDAIHSVPAEVREGSLALGATRFETIWRVVLPASLSGLSTAVILGMSRSIGETMVVLMVAGGAARIPTSIFDPVRPMPASIAAEMGETSFGLERHYFALFAIAMVLFIITFLFNLLADHIAHKYKQVGSASL, from the coding sequence ATGCTCGTTTCACGGTCCTCCAAGGAAAAGCTCATCCGGGCGGCCTTCCTGATCTGCGCCAGCGCATCGATCATCGCCCTCGGGCTGATCATGTACTTCCTGATCTCCGAGGCCCTGCCCACGTTCACCGGCTTCGACGCCATGGGCGAAAAGATCAGCGGACTCAATTTCTTCGATTTCATCTTCGGCACCCAGTGGAAGCCCATTTCCTCGCATCCGCGCTGGGGCATCCTGCCGCTGATCATGGGTTCCTTCTGGGTCACCCTGCTCTCCTCGCTCATCGCCATCCCGCTGGGCGTCATGACCGCGGTGTACCTGGCCGAGATCGCGCCTCACAAGGTCCGCGAGATCGTCAAGCCCATGGTCGAGCTGCTGGCCTCCCTGCCGTCGGTCGTCATCGGTTTCTTCGGCATGGTCGTGGTCGCCCCGATTCTGCTCGAGCTCTTCAACATCCGGTTCGGCGTGAACATGCTCAACGCCTCCATCATGCTCGCCTTCATGGCCGTGCCGACCATCACCTCCATCGCCGAGGACGCCATCCATTCCGTCCCGGCCGAGGTCCGCGAGGGCTCGCTCGCCCTGGGCGCCACCCGGTTCGAGACCATCTGGCGCGTGGTCCTGCCCGCGTCCCTGTCCGGCCTGTCCACGGCGGTCATCCTGGGCATGTCCCGGTCCATAGGCGAAACCATGGTCGTGCTCATGGTCGCGGGCGGCGCGGCGCGCATCCCGACCTCCATCTTCGACCCGGTCCGGCCCATGCCCGCCTCCATCGCCGCGGAGATGGGCGAGACCAGTTTCGGCCTGGAACGCCACTATTTCGCCCTGTTCGCCATCGCCATGGTGCTCTTCATCATCACCTTTCTCTTCAACCTCCTGGCCGACCACATCGCCCACAAATACAAGCAGGTCGGCTCGGCCAGCCTCTAG
- a CDS encoding glycosyltransferase gives MNLPPVHHHTGLEASGGATRVARLLLEGLARYEVDSSLSFELAEKADVAAIPPEEFGARLPQGSIAHVHCTGDWPALLGSIPAGAKTVITLHDCELFTGGCPYPLDCPMAEDGCAVPCPRNFPDADALRKRKLAEIKRLEPVLAAPSRWLARLAKTHLHRPVRVIPNGIPWPADRRAKAEARKLLGIHPAARVALFAAHGGMNAAYKSGDTWQELWERLKKALPDLVCFAVGGDRAERRDDFILWPYVDREKLALLMAASDVLLYPTRADNHSLVVLEAMAAGLPVVAYGVGGIPEQIVDRMTGMLVPPGDRGQFVDTALSVLSSRSLVRQMGQEAFLSGRRKFSVERMVGDYARLYASL, from the coding sequence ATGAACCTGCCCCCGGTCCATCACCACACCGGCCTGGAGGCGAGCGGCGGGGCCACCCGCGTCGCCCGGCTGCTGCTCGAAGGGCTGGCCCGGTACGAGGTGGACTCCAGCCTGTCCTTCGAGCTGGCCGAGAAGGCGGACGTGGCGGCCATCCCGCCCGAGGAGTTCGGCGCGCGCCTGCCCCAGGGGTCCATCGCCCACGTGCACTGCACGGGAGACTGGCCCGCCCTGCTCGGGTCCATCCCCGCAGGGGCGAAGACGGTCATCACCCTGCACGACTGCGAGCTGTTCACCGGCGGCTGCCCCTATCCCCTGGACTGCCCCATGGCCGAGGACGGGTGCGCCGTTCCGTGCCCGCGCAATTTCCCGGACGCCGACGCGCTGCGCAAGCGCAAGCTGGCCGAAATAAAGAGGCTCGAACCGGTTCTGGCCGCGCCGTCGCGTTGGCTGGCCCGGCTGGCCAAGACCCACCTGCACCGGCCGGTCAGGGTCATCCCCAACGGCATCCCCTGGCCCGCGGACCGGCGCGCCAAGGCCGAGGCCCGCAAGCTGCTCGGCATCCACCCGGCGGCGCGCGTGGCCCTGTTCGCGGCCCATGGCGGCATGAACGCGGCCTACAAGTCCGGCGACACCTGGCAGGAGCTCTGGGAGCGCTTGAAAAAGGCCCTGCCCGACCTGGTCTGTTTCGCCGTGGGCGGCGACCGCGCGGAGCGGCGCGACGACTTCATCCTGTGGCCCTACGTGGACCGCGAAAAGCTCGCCTTGCTCATGGCCGCGTCCGACGTCCTGCTCTATCCCACCCGCGCGGACAACCACTCCCTGGTGGTCCTGGAGGCCATGGCCGCCGGGTTGCCCGTGGTCGCCTACGGCGTGGGCGGCATCCCCGAGCAGATCGTGGACCGCATGACCGGCATGCTCGTGCCGCCCGGCGACCGGGGGCAATTCGTGGACACGGCCCTGTCCGTCCTGTCCAGCCGCTCCCTGGTCCGCCAGATGGGCCAGGAAGCCTTTCTGTCCGGCCGCCGGAAATTCTCCGTGGAACGCATGGTCGGGGATTACGCCCGCCTGTATGCGAGCCTGTAG
- a CDS encoding bifunctional acetate--CoA ligase family protein/GNAT family N-acetyltransferase has protein sequence MSVTNLEYLFKPKSVAVIGATNDPRNAGNIVMRNIMAGGFLGPVMPVSSQAEAIAGVLTYPSVKHLPKTPDLAVVCSPLDEVPEVIHSLKERGTRAAVLMGAGFASMSYDESQDIKSTILSIAQPPEIRILGPKSLGLMIPSMNLNASLAHARVEPGKVAFISQSDSLFATVLDWAIDKGVGFSHMVALGSRIDVTFADILDYLGSDPLTRSIMLYVESIRDAREFMSAARAASRNKPVLVIRPGQALDAVLANLKQRETGERCCSDEIYDVAFRRAGMLRVEDIDGLFDAAQTLSTPRQVFGRKLAILTNGTSAGILAADRLLVGGGEMAPLSDETVKGIDGVLGASNWSRANPVDIPFNADGKAYSEVLKLLIKDKNSNGILAMHVPWTAQPDVEVAEAIRDALKRVRRMVLTAWLGSGQAGQAREVFRNAGIPTYETPTQAVQAFLYMAEYLHNQEMLIETPDSLPTDFFPDTSGARKIVRLALEGGRESLTEPEAKDILAAYGIPVVETRIAVSAKEAVIAADELGYPVALKLRSPQIPQPYDVGGVLLDLETPERVWEGAASILARCTRERPDAYIEGFTVQRMGRRPGAHELSVSAHLDKIFGPVLQFGHGGMAREMIQDQALTLPPLSMSLARELVSRTRISTLLKGTPSHLPADIEDICLTIIQISQLIVDVPQITAIDINPLYADSEGVLALDAKIDIAPFEGEGESRLAIRPYPRELEECVTLRSGRQVTLRPIRPEDEDTHRTFLASLSDEDLRLRFFGVVQRDFDHKDIARFTQIDYDREMAFIATALTDRGEPETLGVMRTNTKPDNSEAEFAIVVRSDMKGEGLGSMLFHKGIQYTKERGTRLLTGQTMLENKAMQGLSRKFGFEIEPDPHDPDLVDMTLDMEKVDY, from the coding sequence ATGAGCGTCACCAATCTCGAATACCTCTTCAAGCCCAAGTCCGTGGCGGTTATCGGTGCCACCAACGATCCCCGAAACGCGGGCAACATCGTCATGCGCAACATCATGGCCGGCGGATTTCTGGGGCCGGTCATGCCGGTTTCGTCCCAGGCCGAGGCCATCGCCGGGGTGCTTACCTACCCTTCTGTCAAGCATTTGCCCAAGACTCCGGACCTGGCCGTGGTCTGTTCGCCCCTGGACGAGGTTCCGGAGGTCATTCATTCCCTGAAGGAGCGGGGCACGCGCGCGGCCGTGCTCATGGGGGCGGGGTTCGCGTCCATGTCCTATGACGAGAGCCAGGACATCAAGTCCACCATCCTGTCCATCGCCCAGCCGCCGGAGATACGCATTCTCGGACCCAAGTCCCTGGGGCTGATGATTCCGTCCATGAACCTGAACGCCTCCCTGGCCCACGCCAGGGTGGAGCCGGGCAAGGTGGCCTTCATCTCGCAGTCCGACTCCCTGTTCGCCACGGTCCTGGACTGGGCCATCGACAAGGGCGTGGGATTTTCGCACATGGTCGCCCTGGGCAGCCGCATCGACGTGACCTTCGCCGACATCCTCGACTATCTCGGCTCGGACCCGCTGACCCGGTCCATCATGCTCTACGTGGAGTCCATCCGCGACGCGCGCGAGTTCATGTCCGCGGCCAGGGCCGCCTCGCGCAACAAGCCCGTGCTGGTCATCCGGCCGGGCCAGGCGCTGGACGCCGTGCTCGCGAACCTCAAGCAGCGCGAGACCGGCGAGCGCTGTTGTTCCGACGAAATTTACGACGTGGCCTTCCGCAGGGCGGGCATGCTCCGGGTGGAGGACATCGACGGGCTGTTCGACGCGGCCCAGACCCTGTCCACGCCGCGCCAGGTCTTCGGCCGCAAGCTGGCCATCCTGACCAACGGGACCTCCGCGGGCATCCTGGCCGCCGACCGGCTGCTGGTGGGCGGCGGCGAGATGGCCCCATTGTCCGACGAGACCGTCAAGGGCATCGACGGGGTGCTCGGCGCAAGCAACTGGTCCAGGGCCAACCCGGTGGACATCCCGTTCAACGCCGACGGCAAGGCCTACTCCGAGGTCCTCAAGCTGCTCATCAAGGACAAGAATTCCAACGGCATCCTCGCCATGCACGTGCCCTGGACCGCCCAGCCCGACGTGGAGGTGGCCGAGGCCATCCGCGACGCCCTGAAACGGGTCCGGCGCATGGTCCTGACCGCCTGGCTCGGCTCCGGCCAGGCCGGGCAGGCCCGCGAGGTCTTCCGCAACGCGGGCATCCCCACCTACGAGACCCCCACCCAGGCGGTCCAGGCCTTCCTGTACATGGCCGAGTACCTGCACAACCAGGAGATGCTCATCGAGACCCCGGACTCCCTGCCCACGGACTTCTTCCCGGACACCTCCGGGGCGCGAAAGATTGTCCGCCTGGCGCTGGAGGGCGGGCGCGAGTCGCTGACCGAGCCCGAGGCCAAGGACATCCTGGCCGCCTACGGCATCCCCGTGGTCGAAACGCGCATCGCCGTGTCCGCCAAGGAGGCGGTCATCGCGGCCGACGAGCTCGGCTATCCCGTGGCCCTGAAGCTGCGCAGCCCGCAGATTCCCCAGCCCTATGACGTGGGCGGCGTGCTCCTGGACCTGGAGACGCCCGAGCGTGTCTGGGAGGGCGCGGCCTCCATCCTGGCCCGTTGCACCCGCGAGCGGCCCGACGCCTACATCGAGGGGTTTACGGTCCAGCGCATGGGCCGCCGGCCCGGCGCGCACGAGCTGTCCGTGTCGGCCCATCTGGACAAGATTTTCGGCCCGGTGCTCCAGTTCGGGCACGGCGGCATGGCCCGCGAGATGATCCAGGACCAGGCCCTGACCCTGCCGCCCCTGTCCATGTCCCTGGCCAGGGAACTGGTCTCGCGCACGCGCATCAGCACCCTGCTCAAGGGCACCCCGTCCCACCTCCCGGCGGACATCGAGGACATCTGCCTGACCATCATCCAGATATCCCAGCTCATCGTGGACGTGCCCCAGATCACGGCCATCGACATCAACCCGCTCTACGCCGACTCCGAGGGCGTGCTCGCCCTGGACGCCAAGATCGACATCGCGCCGTTTGAGGGTGAGGGCGAGTCCCGGCTGGCCATCCGGCCCTATCCCCGCGAGCTGGAGGAGTGCGTTACGCTGCGGAGCGGGCGGCAGGTTACCCTGCGGCCCATCCGGCCCGAGGACGAGGACACCCACCGTACGTTCCTGGCCAGCCTGAGCGACGAGGACCTGCGGCTGCGCTTCTTCGGCGTGGTCCAGCGCGACTTCGACCACAAGGACATCGCCCGCTTCACCCAGATCGACTACGACCGGGAGATGGCCTTCATCGCCACGGCCCTGACCGACCGCGGCGAGCCCGAGACGCTCGGCGTCATGCGCACCAACACCAAGCCGGATAACTCCGAGGCCGAGTTCGCCATCGTGGTCCGCTCGGACATGAAGGGCGAGGGGCTGGGCTCCATGCTCTTCCACAAGGGCATCCAGTACACCAAGGAACGCGGCACCAGGCTGCTCACCGGCCAGACCATGCTCGAGAACAAGGCCATGCAGGGCCTGTCCCGGAAGTTCGGTTTCGAGATCGAGCCCGATCCGCACGACCCGGACCTGGTGGACATGACATTGGACATGGAGAAGGTGGACTACTAG